One segment of Gymnogyps californianus isolate 813 chromosome 23, ASM1813914v2, whole genome shotgun sequence DNA contains the following:
- the NKX3-1 gene encoding LOW QUALITY PROTEIN: homeobox protein Nkx-3.1 (The sequence of the model RefSeq protein was modified relative to this genomic sequence to represent the inferred CDS: deleted 2 bases in 1 codon) has product MSAGVLPTRRQRAPSSTPAAMSRTSTAAQQTMPISSRPRTSFLIQDILWDGAERGTLPERGKSGGFGSPEDREQGAAATEGSEVSSAPGAAPGHPPGSPRPPGASPAQARGTRHEADADATAESYLSDCDPPCDPPGAQRPPKQAKRSRAAFSHTQVIELERKFSHQKYLSAPERAHLAKNLQLTETQVKIWFQNRRYKTKRKQVASEISRLDTRLAGQKAAELPGASLLELRGGWQYLPCLYYLNGWIPSWW; this is encoded by the exons atgagtGCCGGGGTGCTCCCCACAAGGAGGCAAAGagcacccagcagcaccccagcagCGATGAGCCGGACCTCGACGGCAGCCCAGCAGACCATGCCCATCTCCTCCAGGCCCCGGACATCTTTCCTCATCCAAGACATCCtctgggatggggcagagcgGGGAACGCTGCCGGAGCGGGGCAAGAGCGGAGGGTTTGGCAGCCCggaggacagggagcagggggcGGCCGCGACGGAGGGCAGCGAGGTCAGCTCGGCTccaggggctgccccagggCACCCCCCCGGGAGCCCTCGTCCCCCAGGAGCATCCCCAGCCCAAGCCCGAGGGACACGCCACGAGGCGGACGCAG ATGCCACGGCGGAGAGCTACCTGTCAGACTGTGACCCCCCCTGCGACCCC CCCGGCGCCCAGCGTCCCCCCAAGCAGGCGAAACGCTCGCGGGCGGCATTCTCCCACACCCAGGTCATCGAACTGGAGCGGAAATTCAGCCACCAAAAATACCTGTCGGCCCCCGAGCGAGCCCACCTGGCCAAAAACCTGCAGCTTACCGAGACCCAGGTGAAAATCTGGTTCCAGAACAGGAGGTATAAAACCAAGAGGAAACAGGTCGCCTCGGAAATCAGCAGACTGGACACGCGTCTGGCCGGGCAGAAAGCGGCCGAGCTCCCCGGAGCATCGCTGCTCGAGCTGCGGGGCGGCTGGCAGTACCTGCCTTGCCTCTACTACTTGAACGGCTGGATTCCCTCGTGGTGGTAA